A single Flavobacteriales bacterium DNA region contains:
- a CDS encoding PKD domain-containing protein: PTICGGQTETLTAPAGAATYSWTGPGIVPPTGNQQIVSVNQPGAYTVTMTTFGNQPCTFSLDTLIDPNASNPVASFDYLPVCEGDPIQFNDLSTPTGQILNWAWDFNADGNPDAVTQNPTHTFATAGTYPVRLVVAANPCLDDTTINVDVLSTPTSTFTVTGPVCVGDNSTITYTGNAPANATYNWNFDGGTVVSGSGQGPYQISWVTGGTKNITLDVSLGSCAAPTTTHQVVVNPIPLVDMGPDVDICDGESVTLTATGATTYAWSPATGLSATTGASVTANPVTTTTYTVTGTSNGCTSTGTITVNVNLIPNVTVNPTTATVCAGEVTTFTAAGATTYAWSPATGLSAVTGTSVDAAPNTTTTYTVTGTTNGCSASATFDITVNISPNLTISPDVAICGGQTTTLIANGADTYDWTPVAGLSATTGSTVDATPATTTTYTVTGTTQGCTATETVTVTVTPYPNVTVTPPASSICVGESKGFTAAGATTYTWSPATALNTTTGPTVLANPIATTTYQVVGSVNGCNDTATAVLTVNPIPVVTLSPDITICSGETTSLTAAGATTYAWSPATALSATSGPTVIASPLITTTYTVIGTSLSCTASAMVTVTVNQTPTVNVTPVATAFCDGNSTNLTATGADTYSWSPATGLSATTGNVVIASPIVTTVYTVTGSTLGCEDDAISTITVHPNPVVDFVADVTEGCVPVCVNFANNSTIASGNMTYQWTFGDGANATGTAALHCYPDVGVYSVGLTATSNFNCVTSYERTDYINVHPNPVARFTADPRSASILSPKFDFTDNSDGAEEWFWDFGDGSTTQNLISTPAHTYPSTMDSGTYTVTLQVVNEFGCVDETELDVYITPHISIYIPNSFSPNADGKNDSFRAYGENIVDFTMRIFTRWGQEIYYSAVMEDGWDGTYLGRQVENDVYVYKITYKGLDGTEGRPTGSVTLFR, translated from the coding sequence GCCAACCATTTGTGGCGGACAGACCGAGACACTGACTGCGCCAGCAGGTGCGGCCACCTATTCTTGGACAGGACCTGGAATTGTGCCTCCGACTGGTAATCAGCAGATTGTGAGTGTAAATCAGCCAGGCGCTTATACCGTAACGATGACCACCTTCGGGAATCAACCTTGCACCTTCTCGCTCGACACGCTCATCGATCCAAATGCAAGCAATCCGGTAGCCAGTTTCGATTACTTACCTGTGTGTGAAGGCGATCCGATTCAGTTCAATGATCTTTCTACACCAACTGGGCAGATTCTGAACTGGGCTTGGGATTTTAATGCCGATGGTAATCCGGATGCGGTGACGCAAAACCCGACCCACACCTTTGCAACAGCTGGAACATATCCCGTTCGATTGGTGGTGGCTGCCAATCCGTGTTTAGATGATACAACCATCAATGTGGATGTTCTATCCACACCAACATCCACATTTACCGTTACGGGCCCTGTATGTGTGGGCGATAATTCTACCATTACATACACGGGAAATGCACCAGCGAACGCTACTTACAACTGGAATTTCGATGGCGGTACGGTTGTTTCAGGTTCAGGTCAAGGACCGTATCAGATAAGTTGGGTAACGGGTGGAACCAAGAATATCACATTGGATGTGAGCCTTGGTTCGTGCGCAGCGCCAACCACTACACATCAAGTGGTTGTGAACCCCATTCCTCTGGTTGACATGGGGCCTGATGTGGATATTTGCGATGGCGAAAGCGTTACACTTACAGCCACTGGAGCTACCACCTATGCTTGGTCGCCTGCCACAGGTTTGAGTGCAACAACAGGTGCTTCGGTAACGGCCAATCCGGTTACAACTACCACGTATACCGTTACAGGAACATCTAATGGATGTACATCCACTGGCACGATAACCGTGAACGTGAACCTGATTCCGAACGTGACCGTGAACCCGACCACCGCAACGGTTTGCGCTGGTGAGGTTACCACATTCACAGCAGCTGGAGCCACTACCTATGCTTGGTCGCCAGCAACTGGGTTGAGTGCCGTAACAGGCACATCGGTTGATGCAGCTCCGAATACGACCACGACATATACCGTGACAGGAACCACCAACGGTTGCAGCGCCTCTGCCACCTTCGATATCACGGTAAATATTTCTCCGAACCTTACGATAAGTCCTGATGTGGCTATTTGTGGAGGACAGACAACTACGCTGATTGCCAATGGTGCCGATACTTACGATTGGACTCCTGTTGCAGGATTGAGCGCAACAACTGGAAGCACGGTTGATGCCACTCCAGCCACCACGACCACTTATACCGTTACGGGAACTACTCAAGGTTGTACGGCCACCGAAACGGTTACAGTAACCGTGACGCCATACCCGAATGTGACGGTTACTCCGCCTGCAAGTTCTATCTGTGTTGGCGAATCGAAAGGATTCACCGCTGCGGGCGCCACAACTTACACATGGTCTCCAGCAACAGCGTTGAACACGACTACAGGCCCTACTGTTCTGGCCAATCCAATTGCCACCACCACGTATCAAGTGGTTGGGTCGGTAAATGGTTGCAACGATACGGCCACGGCTGTTCTCACCGTAAATCCAATTCCAGTGGTTACCCTTAGCCCAGATATTACCATTTGCAGTGGCGAAACCACTTCGTTGACAGCCGCTGGTGCTACAACCTATGCATGGTCGCCTGCCACTGCTTTAAGTGCTACGTCTGGCCCGACAGTAATTGCCAGTCCGCTGATCACAACGACTTACACAGTGATAGGAACAAGTTTGAGTTGTACGGCTTCGGCCATGGTGACCGTCACCGTAAATCAAACGCCAACGGTAAACGTGACGCCAGTGGCCACTGCTTTTTGCGATGGAAATTCTACAAACCTGACAGCCACAGGAGCCGATACTTACAGTTGGTCTCCGGCCACTGGCCTAAGTGCCACAACTGGAAATGTGGTGATTGCCAGCCCTATCGTCACCACAGTTTACACAGTTACTGGTTCAACGCTCGGTTGCGAGGATGATGCGATATCCACCATCACTGTTCATCCAAACCCTGTGGTCGATTTTGTAGCCGATGTGACCGAAGGTTGCGTTCCCGTGTGTGTGAATTTCGCGAACAACTCTACCATCGCATCCGGAAACATGACATACCAATGGACCTTTGGAGATGGCGCGAATGCAACAGGAACTGCTGCGTTGCATTGCTATCCCGATGTTGGCGTTTATTCCGTTGGCCTCACGGCCACATCCAATTTCAACTGTGTGACCAGCTACGAGCGAACAGATTATATCAATGTTCATCCAAATCCGGTGGCGCGATTCACAGCCGATCCGCGAAGCGCAAGCATCCTCAGCCCGAAATTTGATTTTACCGACAATTCGGATGGAGCTGAAGAGTGGTTTTGGGATTTTGGTGATGGCTCAACCACTCAGAATCTGATCAGCACACCAGCGCACACCTACCCTTCCACGATGGATAGCGGAACGTATACCGTAACGTTGCAGGTAGTGAACGAATTCGGATGCGTGGATGAAACGGAGTTGGATGTGTACATCACGCCTCACATCAGCATTTATATTCCGAATTCGTTTTCTCCGAATGCCGATGGAAAGAACGATTCGTTCAGGGCTTATGGCGAAAACATCGTTGATTTCACCATGCGGATCTTTACCCGTTGGGGACAGGAGATCTATTACTCGGCAGTGATGGAGGATGGATGGGATGGAACCTACTTGGGCCGACAGGTGGAAAACGATGTGTATGTGTATAAGATAACTTACAAAGGCTTGGACGGCACCGAAGGAAGACCTACAGGAAGCGTGACCTTATTTAGGTAA
- a CDS encoding TIGR00266 family protein produces the protein MAHEIDYKIYGDDMQAVEIELDPNEAVRAEAGAMLYMESGIQMQTNTGGGIFKGFKRLITGESFFITTFLHTGQGKSHVAFAAPYPGKIIPLHLGELGGKFLCQKDGFLCAAQGIEIEVAFTKRMGAGLFGGEGFILQRLEGDGLAFVHAGGTIIKKNLVAGETLRVDTGCLVAFAPTVDYDIQFIGGFRNSLFGGEGLFTANLTGPGIVYLQTLPFSRLADRISAAARFGGSTGERKGVAGLGGGLLGSIISGD, from the coding sequence ATGGCACACGAAATTGATTACAAGATCTATGGCGATGACATGCAGGCAGTGGAAATTGAGCTCGACCCGAACGAAGCGGTGAGGGCAGAGGCCGGAGCCATGCTTTACATGGAAAGCGGCATTCAAATGCAGACCAACACGGGAGGCGGCATCTTCAAAGGATTTAAACGACTGATAACAGGCGAGAGTTTTTTCATCACCACCTTCCTACACACTGGGCAGGGCAAGAGTCATGTGGCCTTTGCAGCACCTTATCCGGGCAAGATCATTCCCTTGCATTTGGGCGAATTGGGCGGGAAATTCCTTTGCCAAAAAGACGGATTCCTGTGTGCCGCGCAGGGAATTGAAATAGAAGTGGCGTTTACCAAGCGCATGGGTGCTGGACTTTTCGGGGGCGAGGGATTCATTCTTCAACGTTTGGAAGGCGATGGTTTGGCCTTCGTTCATGCAGGAGGCACTATCATCAAGAAGAACTTGGTGGCCGGAGAAACGCTACGCGTTGATACAGGCTGTCTGGTGGCATTTGCCCCAACGGTCGATTACGACATCCAGTTCATTGGCGGTTTCCGCAACTCGCTTTTTGGTGGCGAAGGATTGTTCACGGCCAATCTTACCGGGCCCGGAATCGTTTACCTGCAAACTTTGCCTTTCAGTCGTTTGGCCGATCGAATCTCTGCGGCTGCCCGCTTCGGTGGTTCAACAGGTGAGCGTAAAGGTGTTGCCGGTTTGGGCGGTGGACTGCTCGGAAGTATTATCAGCGGAGACTAA
- a CDS encoding glycosyltransferase family 9 protein translates to MQRILIIRFSSIGDIVLTSPVLRVLRAAYPDADIRFVTKQQYVEVVTFNPYLTGVFLLKDGLNELARQLRAFNPDLVVDLHHNLRTRILRTLVGGKWLSFQKLNVEKWLKVNLKVDRLPDVHIVDRYLETLKPLGIEGDGKGLDFFFDPSASGISPKGRESALPTGFGHSYVALVIGAKFKTKQLPVAKLMELCNGLKRPIVLIGGKEDAAVAREVTEKSSATIYNACGTHSLSESAWLLQQAGLVITHDTGMMHIAAAFNKKIISVWGNTIPQFGMYPYLPQGGDSFLSEVSGLNCRPCSKIGFDACPKGHFHCMQKQNVSAIVKTTNAYFEP, encoded by the coding sequence ATGCAGCGCATCCTCATTATTCGGTTCAGCTCCATTGGCGACATCGTTCTGACCTCTCCGGTGCTGCGCGTGCTTCGGGCAGCATATCCCGATGCGGACATCCGATTTGTGACCAAGCAGCAATATGTCGAAGTGGTCACTTTCAACCCGTATTTGACGGGCGTTTTCCTACTGAAAGATGGCCTGAATGAGTTGGCCCGTCAACTTCGGGCTTTCAATCCTGATCTGGTCGTAGACCTCCACCACAATTTGAGAACACGCATACTGCGCACGTTGGTTGGCGGCAAATGGCTATCGTTCCAAAAACTGAACGTAGAGAAATGGCTGAAGGTGAATTTGAAAGTGGACCGATTGCCCGATGTGCACATCGTGGACCGCTACCTCGAAACGCTCAAACCATTGGGAATTGAAGGAGACGGAAAAGGCCTCGATTTCTTCTTTGATCCCTCTGCCTCCGGCATCTCCCCAAAGGGAAGAGAATCAGCGCTTCCAACGGGCTTCGGTCATTCTTATGTGGCCTTAGTGATCGGAGCAAAATTCAAAACCAAGCAACTTCCCGTAGCCAAGCTAATGGAGTTGTGCAATGGGCTAAAGCGTCCCATTGTTCTTATTGGCGGGAAAGAAGATGCGGCTGTTGCCCGCGAAGTGACTGAAAAATCAAGCGCTACTATTTACAATGCCTGCGGAACACATTCGTTATCAGAATCGGCTTGGCTGCTACAGCAGGCGGGGCTTGTGATTACGCACGATACGGGCATGATGCACATTGCAGCGGCATTCAACAAAAAGATCATCTCCGTTTGGGGAAACACCATTCCGCAATTTGGCATGTATCCTTATCTGCCCCAAGGCGGTGACTCCTTTTTATCGGAAGTTAGCGGACTGAACTGCCGACCGTGCAGCAAGATCGGGTTCGATGCCTGCCCGAAAGGGCATTTTCACTGTATGCAAAAACAAAATGTGAGTGCCATCGTGAAAACGACAAACGCCTACTTTGAACCTTAA
- a CDS encoding DoxX family protein yields the protein MKKLLFSNKPIQIDLGLLLLRLASGGFMAYSHGWGKLQGMLEGDFSFADPIGIGETPSLILTVFAEFVCGILVALGLFTRAALIPLIITMVVAVFIIHAEDPFSKQEFGLLFLVPYLTLFLAGPGKFSLDKQLG from the coding sequence ATGAAAAAACTACTCTTCTCCAACAAACCAATTCAGATCGACCTCGGATTACTCTTGCTCCGTCTTGCTTCTGGCGGATTTATGGCCTACAGCCACGGCTGGGGCAAACTTCAAGGCATGCTGGAGGGCGACTTCAGTTTTGCCGACCCTATCGGTATCGGAGAAACGCCTTCATTGATACTTACCGTATTTGCCGAGTTTGTCTGTGGTATTCTCGTAGCGCTCGGACTCTTCACACGGGCAGCCCTCATTCCGCTTATCATCACCATGGTTGTAGCGGTTTTCATCATTCATGCCGAAGACCCCTTCAGCAAACAGGAGTTCGGATTGCTGTTCCTCGTTCCTTACCTCACGCTGTTCCTTGCCGGACCGGGTAAGTTTTCGTTGGATAAGCAGTTGGGTTAA
- a CDS encoding acyl-CoA thioesterase: MRDSVRTPESTLAINTEIVLPNDTNTLGNLMGGKLLHWMDVIAAISAHRLCKRVCVTAAVNNVTFPQPIKLGDIVTLRSKVSRTFSSSMEIFIDVYVEDRSTSEQLKVNEAIYTFVAVDQLGNPIHVPQVSPETKEEKARFEGALRRRQLSLILAGKMKPSDATELKALFEA, translated from the coding sequence ATGAGAGACAGCGTCCGAACACCCGAATCCACCTTGGCCATCAACACCGAAATTGTGTTGCCTAACGATACCAACACACTCGGAAACCTGATGGGAGGGAAGCTCTTGCATTGGATGGACGTGATTGCGGCCATATCGGCCCATCGCCTTTGCAAGCGGGTGTGTGTAACCGCAGCAGTCAATAATGTCACGTTTCCGCAACCGATCAAACTGGGCGATATCGTTACGCTGCGTTCCAAGGTTTCGCGCACCTTTAGCAGCAGCATGGAGATTTTCATTGATGTGTATGTGGAAGACCGCAGCACCTCTGAACAGCTAAAAGTGAACGAGGCCATCTACACCTTTGTGGCCGTTGATCAATTGGGAAACCCCATCCATGTGCCGCAGGTAAGCCCCGAAACGAAAGAAGAAAAAGCCCGCTTTGAGGGTGCGCTGCGCAGACGCCAACTCAGCCTCATTTTGGCTGGGAAGATGAAACCAAGCGATGCTACAGAGCTGAAGGCGCTGTTTGAGGCTTAA
- a CDS encoding CocE/NonD family hydrolase — protein MKRVLLSLVLIGSLINSASSQDVILNGKIDNLLEFSTPYTEEFVMHDSVKLMTDIYLPVMRDCLMVPISIELPAQLQGIFGSAPIEYNLELIPRGTQYVIYDSLNGQPNPNPYKLPMVLTRTPYDKGDLNAGEAPIMNLLGYAFAKQDQRGRYASEGVYLPLTSDGWDKGVYHPGFQHVLDATDENDPKNGNHHEDGYDTKEYIKHRLMRDYDLDGDGITDTTDLLYTGRYAMFGASALGYNQYQAAAAHMIDENEPGLKCIMPIVAPADFYKGVGYPNGVLRDRLVTGWLKGQIFSGTDDDLIPIDNDMQNNIHSSADYKLPQTIVVNGVEKTFQQNKFDAANLAIDHFASVQYPDPITGIPTCGYYPNASGRPEIDVSRAVTDEFGEGQLDGQYSRFRNMEVPGYHLCGWWDIFVDSQTESWANMRRHLSNNKFNRPGVTNRELQKLVLGPWAHQTIGSTTTGDRTYPENVNDLLGINFDDFSETNIPIDKALNSEVIGWFRYNLNYHPNEFIGEPKFILPESDNLYPLADLGLLGTLSIRVPVEEVRLPYDQLIGVLTGARALSGLKAEIVYDSPLLGTGSIPIDLPDIPLDNVIPGLSAETINPIPYRDFADPNEIANVRLYVIGPNDDTEPQNVGLSNYWLPADTFPLPEGRPWDAVQREVFYMHQNGVLDNVAPTTDEGWKMYVHDPDDPIRTVGGANMIVKTPDGERDAQGQFNLKDPRYEHYTMNRPGVISFESAPVKDSLCIVGFPSVKLYAKSNIGGLNEGPTDTDFMVRIVDVYPDGREYFVQCGTVNARARDYVRMLVEEPWKDYTIPFPGDDIPFTNIEIGQTYEYVFQTLPIAYTFGDGHKVKILISSSNYNRYQVNPNVPIMPNEFFRRKPGDGKTYIFEGEEYAPRIAIQRVHFSEEHPTQISLPVYTKEYTGIEDIAVEATGPDMLLFPNPASDFVTVYMGKAGDYNLNVLNIDGSLVKKMGAFSDNINLDVSDLSQGIYFVELTDTETNERFVQKLTKM, from the coding sequence ATGAAAAGAGTTCTCCTTTCACTCGTTCTTATTGGCTCGCTGATCAATTCAGCCAGTTCTCAGGATGTCATTCTTAACGGAAAGATTGACAACCTTCTCGAATTCAGTACTCCTTATACGGAAGAGTTCGTGATGCACGACAGCGTTAAATTAATGACCGACATCTACCTGCCGGTGATGCGCGATTGCTTGATGGTTCCTATTAGCATTGAGCTTCCGGCTCAGCTTCAGGGTATTTTCGGCAGTGCGCCAATCGAGTACAATCTGGAGCTGATTCCGAGAGGAACCCAGTATGTGATCTATGATTCGCTGAATGGTCAGCCAAATCCGAACCCTTACAAATTGCCAATGGTGCTAACGAGAACTCCCTACGACAAGGGAGATCTTAATGCAGGAGAAGCGCCCATCATGAACCTTTTGGGATACGCATTTGCAAAGCAGGATCAACGAGGAAGGTATGCTTCTGAAGGTGTTTACCTTCCACTTACCAGCGATGGATGGGACAAGGGTGTCTATCATCCAGGATTTCAGCACGTGTTGGATGCCACAGATGAGAATGACCCAAAGAATGGCAATCACCATGAAGATGGATACGATACAAAAGAATACATCAAACACCGTTTGATGCGCGATTACGATTTGGACGGAGACGGCATTACAGATACAACAGATCTGCTTTACACAGGACGATATGCGATGTTTGGGGCATCAGCCTTGGGTTATAATCAATATCAGGCAGCGGCAGCGCACATGATCGATGAGAACGAACCTGGTCTGAAATGCATCATGCCTATCGTAGCGCCAGCCGATTTCTACAAAGGAGTAGGTTATCCGAATGGTGTGCTTCGTGATCGTTTGGTTACCGGATGGTTGAAAGGACAGATCTTCTCTGGAACAGATGATGACCTCATTCCTATTGACAATGACATGCAGAACAATATTCACAGTTCTGCTGACTATAAATTGCCTCAGACCATTGTGGTAAATGGAGTGGAGAAAACCTTTCAGCAGAATAAGTTTGATGCAGCCAATTTGGCTATTGACCACTTTGCTTCAGTTCAGTATCCCGACCCGATCACTGGAATTCCAACCTGTGGATATTATCCGAATGCTTCTGGCCGACCTGAAATTGATGTCAGCCGTGCGGTAACAGACGAATTCGGTGAAGGACAGTTAGATGGACAGTACAGCCGCTTCCGAAACATGGAGGTTCCGGGTTACCACCTCTGCGGTTGGTGGGACATTTTCGTTGACTCTCAAACCGAAAGTTGGGCGAATATGAGACGCCACCTGAGCAACAACAAGTTCAACCGACCAGGTGTAACGAATCGAGAGTTACAGAAGCTTGTTCTAGGACCTTGGGCTCACCAGACCATTGGTTCAACCACTACGGGAGACAGAACCTATCCTGAAAATGTGAACGACCTGTTGGGTATCAACTTCGATGATTTCAGCGAAACCAATATCCCTATTGACAAAGCCCTTAATTCTGAGGTCATCGGTTGGTTCCGTTACAATTTGAACTACCATCCTAATGAATTTATTGGAGAGCCAAAGTTTATCCTCCCAGAATCAGATAACCTATATCCATTAGCTGACCTTGGCCTGCTTGGCACGCTCTCTATCCGAGTTCCCGTGGAGGAAGTAAGACTACCTTATGATCAACTTATCGGAGTTCTTACTGGAGCACGTGCATTGAGCGGATTGAAGGCTGAGATCGTGTACGATTCGCCACTTCTTGGCACTGGAAGTATTCCGATTGACCTTCCAGATATTCCATTGGATAACGTGATTCCTGGCCTGAGTGCTGAGACGATCAATCCAATTCCGTATCGCGATTTTGCAGACCCGAACGAGATTGCCAACGTTCGATTGTATGTGATAGGACCCAATGACGATACCGAACCACAGAATGTTGGCCTGTCTAACTATTGGCTGCCTGCAGATACGTTCCCGTTGCCAGAAGGCCGTCCGTGGGATGCTGTTCAGCGCGAAGTGTTTTACATGCACCAGAATGGTGTATTGGACAATGTAGCGCCAACCACAGACGAAGGTTGGAAAATGTATGTACACGATCCAGACGACCCGATCAGAACAGTCGGTGGGGCCAACATGATCGTGAAAACACCTGACGGTGAGCGCGATGCGCAAGGACAGTTCAATTTGAAAGACCCACGCTATGAGCATTATACCATGAACCGTCCGGGTGTTATCAGCTTCGAAAGCGCACCAGTTAAAGATTCGCTCTGCATTGTTGGTTTTCCAAGTGTGAAGCTCTACGCAAAAAGCAACATCGGTGGTTTAAATGAAGGCCCAACGGACACGGATTTCATGGTGAGAATTGTAGATGTTTACCCTGACGGTCGTGAGTATTTCGTGCAGTGCGGCACAGTGAATGCCCGTGCTCGTGATTACGTGAGAATGTTGGTTGAAGAGCCTTGGAAAGATTACACCATTCCTTTTCCTGGCGATGATATTCCTTTCACGAACATCGAAATTGGTCAGACCTACGAGTATGTATTTCAAACGCTTCCTATTGCCTACACCTTTGGTGATGGACACAAGGTGAAGATTCTGATAAGCAGCAGTAACTATAACCGCTACCAGGTTAATCCAAATGTGCCTATCATGCCGAACGAATTCTTCCGTAGAAAGCCTGGCGATGGAAAGACCTATATTTTTGAAGGCGAAGAGTATGCCCCGCGAATTGCCATTCAACGTGTTCATTTCTCTGAAGAGCATCCAACTCAGATTTCGCTACCGGTCTACACCAAGGAATATACTGGCATAGAGGATATTGCAGTGGAGGCCACTGGTCCAGACATGCTGCTTTTTCCTAACCCAGCATCTGATTTTGTAACGGTATATATGGGAAAAGCTGGTGATTACAACCTGAATGTGTTAAACATTGATGGTTCGCTGGTTAAGAAGATGGGTGCGTTTAGCGACAACATTAATCTTGACGTGAGCGACCTGAGCCAAGGAATCTATTTCGTGGAGCTTACAGACACGGAAACAAACGAGCGGTTCGTGCAAAAACTGACCAAGATGTAA